The Solanum lycopersicum chromosome 6, SLM_r2.1 genome has a window encoding:
- the LOC101251995 gene encoding uncharacterized protein → MASTLTTPSPTNDVDDHHQSHDTTFSTPLFRSPPPTTRRSTPPSLSSSPSHSSNSSFGSSLSFHDILDDHNSPISPTTPLQFPKGVPFSWEKIPGIPKQIFSKKNNTTTSLGQLLPLMPPPCGNGNNGSSKKITSFLDEFSPRKNVAKSFRKDPFFAAFVECSKDDQQQYDDDIWKNSSKVPSIRSLSDRFGFISMYTSCKRTCTVSESIVYLPRSRNNYSRKY, encoded by the coding sequence ATGGCTTCTACTCTTACTACTCCATCTCCAACAAATGATGTTGATGATCATCATCAAAGTCATGACACCACATTCTCAACCCCACTTTTCCGGTCACCGCCACCGACGACTCGCCGGAGTACTCCACCATCTCTCTCTTCATCTCCATCTCACTCTTCCAACTCTTCCTTTGGATCATCACTCTCATTCCATGATATTCTTGATGATCATAACTCCCCTATTAGCCCTACAACTCCTCTTCAATTCCCAAAAGGTGTACCCTTTTCTTGGGAAAAAATTCCTGGAATTCCAAAACAAATATTTTCCAAGAAAAATAACACTACTACTTCTCTAGGTCAACTCCTCCCATTAATGCCACCACCTTGTGGAAATGGAAATAATGGTTCATCCAAGAAAATTACTAGTTTTCTTGATGAGTTTTCTCCAAGAAAAAATGTTGCTAAAAGTTTTAGAAAAGATCCATTTTTTGCTGCATTTGTGGAGTGTTCTAAAGATGATCAACAAcaatatgatgatgatatttgGAAAAATTCTTCAAAGGTACCATCAATAAGAAGTTTAAGTGATAGATTTGGATTCATCAGCATGTATACATCTTGCAAAAGAACTTGTACAGTCTCTGAATCCATTGTTTATCTTCCAAgatcaagaaataattatagtagGAAGTACTAG